The following coding sequences lie in one Hyalangium ruber genomic window:
- the aspS gene encoding aspartate--tRNA ligase — MAVPFITQVKRTHSCGQLTKEHIGQEVVLFGWVQNRRDHGGAVFIDLRDREGLTQVVFEPDAKEAHELAGQLRLEYCIGIRGKVISRGKNANPKMKTGDIEVKADALTIFNRSEPTPFLVEDNIETSEEKRLAHRYLDLRRRPLQQSLMTRSKMNAITRSYMVGNGFLELETPFMGKYTPGGARNFLVPSRLNPGKFYALAESPQLYKQLFMVAGFERYFQIVKCFRDEDLRLDRQPEFTQIDVEMSFVTQDDIFTIIEGLIKRLWKEVLDIDVPTPFMRMDFYESMDKYGNDKPDLRFGLEHIVLTNLIREHGEAGGVPLMFEAVQHKGIVKAMVIPADKALSRAESDKLEEFAKQAGARGLARAKVGEGGEWTQSPLAKTITPALRLAINQACNAKTGDLILFQFGRESLVHTVMANLRVHVAKKLGLIPEYGSGGQWKFLWVVNPPLFEYDEESKTWAAAHHAFTRPHDEDVEYLLTDPGRVKCHRYDVVLNGFEIGGGSIRLHDPKVQSEVFKALGIGEEEARTKFGFLLDALKFGAPPHGGIALGMDRLAMLLTGAESLRDVIPFPKSKTGTDLMTGAPGDVDERQLKEVHVRSAPPPAQK; from the coding sequence ATGGCGGTCCCGTTCATCACCCAGGTCAAGCGTACCCACAGCTGCGGTCAGCTCACCAAGGAGCACATCGGCCAGGAGGTGGTTCTCTTCGGCTGGGTGCAGAATCGGCGAGACCACGGCGGCGCGGTCTTCATCGACTTGCGGGACCGTGAAGGGCTCACCCAGGTCGTCTTCGAGCCAGATGCCAAGGAGGCCCATGAGCTGGCCGGGCAGCTGCGGCTCGAGTACTGCATCGGCATCCGCGGCAAGGTCATCTCCCGCGGCAAGAACGCCAACCCGAAGATGAAGACGGGTGACATCGAGGTGAAGGCGGACGCCCTCACCATCTTCAACCGCTCCGAGCCCACGCCGTTCCTCGTCGAGGACAACATCGAGACGAGCGAGGAGAAGCGCCTGGCGCACCGCTACCTGGACCTGCGCCGCCGGCCGCTGCAGCAGTCGCTGATGACGCGCTCGAAGATGAATGCCATCACCCGCTCGTACATGGTGGGCAACGGCTTCCTCGAGTTGGAGACGCCGTTCATGGGCAAGTACACGCCCGGCGGCGCGCGCAACTTCCTGGTCCCCAGCCGCCTCAACCCGGGCAAGTTCTACGCCCTGGCCGAGAGCCCCCAGCTCTACAAGCAGCTCTTCATGGTCGCGGGCTTCGAGCGCTACTTCCAGATCGTCAAGTGCTTCCGCGACGAGGACCTGCGCCTGGACCGCCAGCCGGAGTTCACCCAGATCGACGTGGAGATGAGCTTCGTCACCCAGGACGACATCTTCACCATCATCGAGGGGTTGATTAAGCGGCTGTGGAAGGAGGTCCTCGATATCGACGTGCCCACGCCGTTCATGCGCATGGACTTCTACGAGTCCATGGACAAGTACGGCAACGACAAGCCGGACCTGCGCTTCGGGCTGGAGCACATCGTCCTGACGAACCTCATCCGCGAGCACGGCGAGGCGGGCGGGGTGCCGCTGATGTTCGAGGCGGTGCAGCACAAGGGCATCGTCAAGGCGATGGTGATTCCGGCGGACAAGGCGCTCAGCCGCGCCGAGTCCGACAAGCTGGAGGAGTTCGCCAAGCAGGCGGGCGCTCGCGGCCTGGCGCGCGCCAAGGTGGGCGAGGGCGGCGAGTGGACGCAGTCGCCGCTGGCCAAGACGATCACCCCCGCGCTGCGGCTGGCCATCAACCAGGCGTGCAACGCGAAGACGGGCGACCTCATCCTCTTCCAGTTCGGCCGCGAGTCGCTGGTCCACACGGTGATGGCGAACCTGCGCGTCCATGTGGCCAAGAAGCTGGGTCTGATTCCGGAGTACGGCAGTGGCGGCCAGTGGAAGTTCCTGTGGGTGGTGAACCCGCCGCTGTTCGAGTACGACGAGGAGTCCAAGACGTGGGCCGCCGCGCACCACGCCTTCACCCGGCCGCACGACGAGGACGTGGAGTACCTGCTCACGGATCCAGGTCGGGTGAAGTGCCACCGCTACGACGTGGTGCTCAACGGCTTCGAGATCGGCGGCGGCTCCATCCGCCTGCATGATCCGAAGGTGCAGTCCGAGGTCTTCAAGGCGCTGGGCATCGGTGAGGAGGAGGCGCGCACCAAGTTCGGCTTCCTGCTGGACGCGCTGAAGTTCGGCGCCCCGCCGCACGGCGGCATTGCCCTGGGCATGGACCGCCTGGCGATGTTGCTCACCGGCGCCGAGTCCCTGCGTGACGTGATTCCGTTCCCGAAGTCGAAGACGGGCACGGACCTGATGACCGGCGCGCCGGGCGATGTGGACGAGCGGCAGCTCAAGGAGGTCCACGTCCGCTCGGCGCCACCTCCGGCGCAGAAGTAA
- a CDS encoding ABC transporter substrate-binding protein has protein sequence MQRHGRTRLALLALALAACSSAPQPPLVVGTVPWVGTEPLFLARELGLYPAGQIHLAEYMNTPQRLQAFRNGVIDAVTLTLDDVMILDHFGQEVRVVLVLDASHGADCLMARREVKSLADLKGLRVASEDMTLPTYMLHRALEEVKLRGEDVQRVFHNPEEQETVFQRGTVDAVVSYEPYCTRLEAAGAHRLFDSARIPGEIIDVLVVRESHLRTRPEQVDMLLRGWFAALARFQAAPSESARRMAPRLGLEAPWFLESMAGVRHPSAREQHALLAGEEPRLVETIDRVGAVMVQQQLLPTAPSARRLLDSGPLLRVAP, from the coding sequence ATGCAACGACACGGCAGGACGAGGCTGGCGCTCCTGGCGCTGGCGCTGGCGGCGTGCTCCTCGGCACCTCAGCCCCCCCTGGTGGTGGGCACCGTGCCGTGGGTGGGCACGGAGCCGCTGTTCCTGGCGCGTGAGCTGGGCCTGTACCCGGCCGGGCAGATCCACCTGGCCGAGTACATGAACACGCCCCAGCGGCTCCAGGCCTTCCGCAATGGCGTCATCGACGCGGTGACGCTGACGCTCGATGACGTGATGATCCTCGACCACTTCGGGCAGGAGGTCCGGGTGGTGCTCGTGCTCGATGCCTCCCACGGGGCCGACTGCCTGATGGCGCGGCGGGAGGTGAAGTCGCTGGCGGACCTCAAGGGCCTGCGCGTGGCCTCCGAGGACATGACGCTGCCGACCTACATGCTCCACCGGGCCCTGGAGGAGGTGAAGCTGCGGGGCGAGGACGTGCAGCGGGTGTTCCACAACCCCGAGGAGCAGGAGACGGTCTTCCAGCGTGGCACGGTGGACGCCGTGGTGAGCTACGAGCCTTACTGCACCCGGCTGGAAGCGGCGGGCGCGCACCGGCTCTTCGACAGCGCGCGGATCCCTGGGGAGATCATCGACGTGCTGGTGGTGCGCGAGAGCCACCTGCGGACGCGCCCGGAGCAGGTGGACATGTTGCTGCGCGGGTGGTTCGCCGCCCTCGCGCGCTTCCAGGCCGCTCCCTCCGAGAGCGCTCGCCGGATGGCGCCTCGGCTCGGGCTGGAAGCGCCGTGGTTCCTCGAGAGCATGGCGGGGGTTCGCCACCCGAGCGCGCGGGAGCAGCACGCGCTGCTCGCGGGCGAGGAGCCCCGCCTCGTGGAGACCATCGACCGGGTGGGCGCCGTCATGGTGCAACAGCAGCTCCTGCCCACCGCACCCTCCGCGCGCCGCCTGCTCGACTCCGGCCCTTTGCTTCGGGTGGCGCCGTGA
- a CDS encoding YHS domain-containing protein — translation MRGVQSRHLDPVCGRHLEGPEGRPTAEYKKRRYFFCSERCRTAFEKQAERFRLNDLARAGALLTPGRVRWGIS, via the coding sequence ATGAGAGGCGTGCAGAGCCGTCATCTGGATCCGGTCTGCGGTAGACACTTGGAAGGACCGGAGGGTCGACCCACAGCGGAGTACAAAAAGCGCCGCTACTTCTTCTGCTCGGAGCGGTGCCGCACCGCCTTCGAGAAGCAGGCGGAGCGCTTCCGGCTGAACGACCTGGCACGCGCGGGCGCGCTGCTGACGCCGGGCCGGGTGCGTTGGGGCATCTCCTGA